In Aerococcus loyolae, a genomic segment contains:
- the rplD gene encoding 50S ribosomal protein L4 → MAKINLYKQDGSQNGEIEVKDDIFAIEPNETAIFDVILMQRASRRQGTHAVKNRSAVSGGGRKPWRQKGTGRARQGSIRAPQWVGGGRAFGPTPRSYSYKLPRKVRRLALRSALSRKVSQDNLVVVDALSLDAPKTKEFKNILENLNVNEKVLVVVDKDNTNAHLSARNLNNVTVVDEDNVNVYDLENHVKVLMTQSALSNVEEVLA, encoded by the coding sequence ATGGCTAAAATCAACTTATATAAACAAGATGGTTCACAAAACGGCGAAATTGAAGTAAAAGACGATATCTTCGCTATCGAACCAAACGAAACCGCAATCTTTGATGTTATTTTGATGCAACGCGCTTCCCGTCGCCAAGGAACACACGCAGTGAAAAACCGTTCCGCTGTTAGTGGTGGTGGACGTAAACCATGGCGTCAAAAAGGAACCGGTCGTGCTCGTCAAGGTTCTATCCGAGCTCCTCAATGGGTTGGTGGTGGACGCGCATTCGGTCCTACCCCACGTTCATACAGCTACAAGTTACCTCGTAAGGTACGTCGCTTAGCTTTACGTTCTGCATTATCACGCAAGGTGAGCCAAGACAACTTAGTAGTTGTTGACGCACTTAGCTTAGATGCACCAAAGACCAAAGAATTCAAAAACATTCTCGAAAACTTAAATGTTAACGAAAAAGTCTTAGTAGTTGTTGATAAAGACAACACTAACGCCCACTTATCTGCACGTAACTTAAACAATGTTACCGTAGTTGATGAAGATAACGTGAACGTTTACGACTTAGAAAACCATGTGAAAGTGCTTATGACTCAATCAGCTCTTTCTAACGTAGAGGAGGTACTTGCATAA
- the rplC gene encoding 50S ribosomal protein L3: protein MTKGILGKKVGMTQFFTESGELVPVTVIEAQANVVLQVKTLENDGYEAVQLGFDDKREVLANKPEQGHVAKAETTPKRFIREFKDVELGEYEVGSEVKVDIFQEGDIVDVTGTSKGKGFQGAIKRHGQQRGPMSHGSHYHRAAGSMGMASDASKVFKGKNLPGQMGGNTVTIQNLEIVKVMADKNVILVKGNVPGAKKSLVEIKTAAKSAE, encoded by the coding sequence ATGACTAAAGGAATCTTAGGTAAAAAAGTAGGTATGACTCAGTTCTTCACTGAATCTGGCGAATTAGTACCAGTTACTGTTATCGAAGCTCAAGCTAATGTTGTTTTACAAGTGAAAACTTTGGAAAACGATGGTTACGAAGCTGTTCAATTAGGTTTCGACGACAAACGTGAAGTTCTTGCCAATAAACCTGAACAAGGTCATGTAGCAAAAGCAGAAACTACTCCTAAGCGCTTCATTCGCGAATTCAAAGATGTTGAGCTAGGAGAATACGAAGTAGGTAGCGAAGTAAAGGTGGATATTTTCCAAGAAGGCGACATCGTTGATGTAACTGGAACCTCTAAAGGTAAAGGTTTCCAAGGCGCGATCAAACGTCATGGTCAACAACGTGGTCCTATGTCTCACGGTTCTCACTACCACCGTGCTGCTGGATCAATGGGTATGGCTTCAGATGCTTCCAAAGTCTTCAAAGGTAAAAACTTACCAGGACAAATGGGTGGCAACACTGTAACCATTCAAAACTTAGAAATCGTTAAAGTGATGGCAGACAAGAATGTTATCTTAGTAAAAGGTAATGTTCCAGGTGCTAAAAAATCACTCGTTGAAATCAAGACAGCTGCTAAATCAGCTGAATAA
- the tuf gene encoding elongation factor Tu: MAKEHFDRSKPHVNIGTLGHVDHGKTTLSAAIATVLAKNGFGEAKDYAAIDNAPEEQERGITINTSHIEYETANRHYAHVDCPGHADYVKNMITGAAQMDGAILVVAATDGPMAQTREHILLARQVGVPYFVVFLNKCDMVDDEELLELVELEVRDLLSEYGFPGDDVPVIKGSALKALEGDADAEQAILDLMEAVDEYIPTPERDTDKPFMMPVEDVFSITGRGTVATGRVERGKIEVGKEVEIVGLADKPEKTTVTGLEMFRKTLDYAEAGDNVGALLRGITRENIERGQVLAEPGTITPHTEFKAEVYVLTKEEGGRHTPFMNNYRPQFYFRTTDITGEVILPEDTPMVMPGDNVTMEVKLIHPIAIEEGTNFSIREGGHTVGAGVVSEIL; encoded by the coding sequence ATGGCAAAAGAACATTTTGATCGTAGTAAACCACACGTAAATATCGGTACTTTAGGTCACGTTGACCACGGTAAAACCACTTTATCAGCAGCTATCGCTACTGTTTTAGCTAAAAATGGTTTCGGTGAAGCTAAAGACTACGCTGCGATCGATAACGCACCTGAAGAACAAGAACGTGGGATTACTATTAACACTTCTCACATCGAATACGAAACAGCTAACCGTCACTACGCTCACGTTGACTGCCCAGGTCACGCGGACTACGTTAAGAACATGATCACCGGTGCTGCTCAAATGGACGGTGCGATCTTAGTTGTTGCCGCAACTGACGGTCCTATGGCTCAAACTCGTGAACACATCTTACTTGCTCGTCAAGTTGGGGTTCCTTACTTCGTTGTATTCTTAAACAAATGTGATATGGTTGACGATGAAGAATTACTTGAATTAGTTGAACTTGAAGTTCGTGACTTATTAAGTGAATATGGTTTCCCAGGAGATGACGTTCCTGTAATTAAAGGTTCTGCATTAAAAGCTCTTGAAGGCGACGCAGATGCTGAACAAGCTATCTTAGACTTAATGGAAGCTGTTGACGAATACATCCCAACTCCAGAACGTGACACTGACAAACCATTCATGATGCCAGTTGAAGACGTATTCTCAATTACCGGTCGTGGTACCGTTGCTACTGGTCGTGTTGAACGTGGTAAGATCGAAGTTGGTAAAGAAGTTGAAATCGTTGGTTTAGCTGACAAACCTGAAAAAACAACTGTTACCGGTCTTGAAATGTTCCGTAAAACACTTGACTACGCTGAAGCAGGTGACAACGTTGGTGCCTTATTACGTGGTATTACCCGTGAAAACATCGAACGTGGTCAAGTTTTAGCTGAACCAGGTACTATTACTCCACATACCGAATTCAAAGCTGAAGTTTATGTTTTAACTAAAGAAGAAGGTGGACGTCACACCCCATTCATGAACAACTACCGTCCACAATTCTACTTCCGTACAACTGACATTACCGGTGAAGTTATCTTACCAGAAGACACACCAATGGTAATGCCTGGTGACAATGTTACTATGGAAGTTAAATTAATTCACCCAATCGCTATTGAAGAAGGTACTAACTTCTCAATCCGTGAAGGTGGCCACACTGTTGGTGCCGGTGTTGTTTCTGAAATTCTTTAA
- a CDS encoding L,D-transpeptidase family protein produces MASKHSGKKGFLIALVTVISVLALVYLGGSYYYQGHFLPETVMAATDISHQSPDEAESRLKDKLSNLGVKITEKDQVIKEVKPQDIGVQFNISSSLEQLLDQQNAWKWPLAWFNQDHGVLAVEESKNNDAALKELINDLAINNAERQAPTNAQVVVDQANNQLSIKKESKGNQVSKEKLGQLIQTAIDQGQDQVKLEDAYLEPQVKSDDPEIQKQMEQFNKISSMKLALNIEDKDYPIDPATIQSWLIVQADSSLDVDRSKISAYLQELNQKVSGLLNPHEFKSTMSGTVTIFPGIYGWYIDRDRAVEEVAQAVLAGEDKSFEPSIAGQGYKVDNFFGDTYIEVDIPNQKLFLYENGQLSLETDVITGQDKSPTIPGANEIWNMESPSILRANSPITGIPYEQPVDYWMAFDYHAEGIHDAKWQPAFGGQLYRNMAGSYGCVNTSINVMPTIFAKSYVGMPVVIFNEESLH; encoded by the coding sequence ATGGCTAGTAAGCATAGTGGAAAAAAGGGCTTTTTAATTGCTCTGGTAACAGTGATCAGTGTCTTAGCACTGGTTTATTTAGGAGGGAGCTACTATTATCAAGGACACTTCTTGCCAGAAACGGTGATGGCTGCAACAGATATTAGTCACCAAAGCCCAGACGAGGCAGAAAGTCGCCTCAAAGACAAGCTATCCAACTTAGGGGTTAAGATCACGGAAAAAGATCAAGTGATTAAGGAAGTCAAACCCCAAGATATAGGGGTTCAATTTAATATCAGTTCTTCCCTAGAACAGCTCTTAGACCAACAAAACGCTTGGAAATGGCCTTTAGCCTGGTTTAACCAAGACCATGGCGTTCTAGCAGTTGAAGAAAGTAAGAATAATGATGCTGCCCTTAAGGAATTAATTAATGACTTAGCGATTAATAATGCTGAACGCCAAGCTCCCACTAATGCCCAAGTGGTGGTCGACCAGGCCAATAACCAATTAAGCATCAAAAAAGAAAGTAAAGGAAACCAAGTTTCAAAGGAAAAGTTAGGCCAATTGATTCAAACGGCTATCGACCAAGGGCAAGATCAGGTGAAGTTGGAGGATGCTTACTTAGAGCCTCAAGTGAAGTCCGACGATCCCGAAATACAAAAGCAGATGGAGCAATTCAATAAGATTTCTTCCATGAAGCTAGCCCTTAATATCGAAGATAAAGACTATCCGATCGACCCAGCCACCATTCAAAGTTGGCTGATCGTCCAAGCAGATTCTTCTCTAGATGTTGACCGCTCTAAGATTTCTGCTTACCTACAAGAGTTGAACCAAAAAGTTTCGGGCTTATTGAACCCACATGAATTTAAGTCGACCATGTCAGGGACAGTGACCATTTTCCCTGGAATTTATGGCTGGTATATTGATCGTGACCGGGCCGTAGAAGAAGTGGCCCAAGCGGTCTTAGCCGGTGAGGATAAGAGTTTTGAACCAAGTATTGCCGGCCAAGGCTACAAGGTTGATAATTTCTTTGGGGACACTTATATTGAAGTCGATATCCCTAACCAAAAGCTATTCCTCTATGAGAATGGCCAACTGAGTCTGGAAACCGATGTGATCACTGGTCAAGACAAGTCGCCGACGATTCCGGGTGCCAATGAAATCTGGAATATGGAGTCGCCAAGTATCCTAAGAGCCAATTCACCAATCACAGGGATTCCTTATGAGCAACCAGTGGATTATTGGATGGCCTTTGACTACCATGCGGAAGGCATCCATGATGCCAAGTGGCAACCGGCCTTTGGGGGTCAACTCTACCGCAACATGGCAGGGTCCTATGGCTGTGTCAATACCTCAATCAATGTTATGCCAACCATATTTGCTAAATCATACGTGGGTATGCCAGTGGTCATCTTTAATGAGGAATCGCTCCATTAA
- the rpsL gene encoding 30S ribosomal protein S12 produces the protein MPTINQLLRKPRKSSKAKSNSPALNRGYNSMKKQPTRTNSPQKRGVCTRVGTMTPKKPNSALRKYARVRLSNMVEVTAYIPGIGHNLQEHSVVLIRGGRVKDLPGVRYHIVRGALDTAGVENRRQSRSKYGTKKPRD, from the coding sequence ATGCCTACTATTAACCAATTATTACGTAAACCTCGTAAATCTAGCAAGGCAAAATCAAATTCACCTGCTTTGAACAGAGGTTATAACTCAATGAAAAAACAACCTACCCGTACCAACTCTCCTCAGAAGCGTGGAGTATGTACTCGTGTAGGGACAATGACACCTAAGAAACCTAACTCAGCCTTACGTAAATACGCTCGTGTGCGTTTATCCAACATGGTTGAAGTAACTGCTTATATTCCAGGAATTGGACACAACCTTCAAGAACACAGTGTCGTACTTATTCGTGGTGGTCGTGTTAAGGACTTACCAGGGGTTCGTTACCACATCGTTCGTGGCGCTTTAGATACCGCTGGTGTTGAAAACCGCCGTCAAAGTCGTTCTAAATACGGAACCAAAAAACCTAGAGACTAA
- the fusA gene encoding elongation factor G, which yields MAKREFPLEKTRNIGIMAHIDAGKTTTTERILYYTGKIHKIGETHEGASQMDWMEQEQERGITITSAATTAQWKGYRVNIIDTPGHVDFTVEVERSLRVLDGAVTVLDAQSGVEPQTETVWRQADTYHVPRIVFANKMDKIGADFLYAVDTIKDRLGANAHAIQLPIGAEDNFTGIIDLVKMKAEIYEDEMGQVIDEEDIPEEYQELAEKWRTDLVEAVADTDEDLMIAYLEGEEITEEQLKAAIRKATLNLEFFPVLCGSAFKNKGVQLMLDAVIDYLPAPTDVPPIEAERANNPDETFEVRANDDSPFSALAFKVMTDPYVGRLTFFRVYSGTLEAGSYVLNATSDTRERVGRILLMHANSRSEVEEVFSGDIAAAVGLKNTTTGDTLCDTKNPIILERMEFPEPVIEVAIEPNTKADQDKMQIALGKLAEEDPTFRASTDHETGQTIIAGMGELHLDIIVDRLKREFNVEATVGAPQVSYRETFTKQTQAQGKFVRQSGGKGQYGDVWIEFTPNEEGAGFEFEDAIVGGVVPREYIPSVEAGLKDAMENGVLAGFPLVDVKAKLYDGSYHDVDSSEAAFKVAASLALRNAAKDAGAVILEPVMKVDIVVPEDYLGDVMGHVSARRGRIEGQEPRGNALTLHSFVPLSEMFGYATTLRSATQGRGTFTMTFDHYEPVPKSVSEEIIAKYGKGSED from the coding sequence ATGGCTAAAAGAGAATTCCCTCTTGAAAAAACAAGAAACATCGGAATTATGGCCCACATCGATGCCGGTAAGACAACCACGACTGAACGTATCTTGTACTATACCGGTAAAATCCACAAAATTGGTGAAACCCACGAAGGGGCTTCCCAAATGGACTGGATGGAACAAGAACAAGAACGTGGGATTACGATTACTTCTGCAGCAACAACTGCACAATGGAAGGGTTATCGAGTAAACATTATCGACACCCCAGGGCACGTGGACTTCACAGTTGAAGTTGAACGTTCCTTACGTGTTCTTGACGGTGCCGTAACCGTTCTTGACGCTCAATCCGGGGTAGAACCTCAAACAGAAACTGTTTGGCGTCAAGCTGATACCTACCATGTTCCACGTATCGTATTTGCTAACAAGATGGACAAGATCGGTGCTGACTTCTTATATGCTGTTGACACCATCAAAGACCGCTTAGGAGCAAATGCTCACGCAATCCAATTACCTATTGGTGCTGAAGATAATTTCACTGGAATCATTGACTTAGTTAAGATGAAAGCTGAAATTTATGAAGACGAAATGGGTCAAGTGATTGATGAAGAAGATATTCCAGAAGAATATCAAGAACTTGCTGAAAAATGGCGTACTGACCTTGTTGAAGCAGTTGCAGATACTGACGAAGACTTAATGATTGCTTACCTAGAAGGTGAAGAAATCACTGAAGAACAATTAAAAGCTGCTATCCGTAAAGCAACCTTGAACTTGGAATTCTTCCCAGTATTATGTGGATCTGCCTTCAAGAACAAAGGGGTTCAATTAATGCTAGATGCAGTTATTGACTACTTACCTGCACCTACTGACGTTCCTCCAATTGAAGCAGAACGCGCAAACAACCCAGATGAAACCTTTGAAGTTCGTGCAAACGATGACTCACCATTCTCAGCATTAGCCTTCAAGGTTATGACAGACCCTTATGTTGGTCGTTTAACCTTCTTCCGCGTTTACTCAGGAACTCTTGAAGCTGGTTCTTACGTGCTGAACGCTACTTCTGACACCCGTGAACGTGTCGGACGTATCTTATTGATGCACGCTAACTCTCGTTCAGAAGTTGAAGAAGTCTTCTCTGGTGACATCGCTGCTGCGGTTGGTTTGAAGAACACCACAACTGGTGACACCCTCTGTGATACCAAGAACCCAATTATTTTGGAAAGAATGGAATTCCCAGAACCTGTTATCGAAGTGGCTATCGAACCAAACACCAAGGCTGACCAAGATAAGATGCAAATTGCTTTGGGTAAATTAGCTGAAGAAGACCCAACCTTCCGTGCAAGTACCGACCATGAAACTGGTCAAACCATTATTGCCGGTATGGGTGAGTTGCACTTAGACATTATCGTTGACCGTTTGAAACGTGAATTCAACGTTGAAGCAACTGTTGGTGCTCCTCAAGTGTCTTACCGTGAAACCTTCACTAAACAAACACAAGCCCAAGGTAAGTTTGTTCGTCAATCTGGTGGTAAAGGTCAATACGGGGACGTATGGATCGAATTTACCCCTAACGAAGAAGGTGCCGGTTTCGAATTCGAAGACGCTATCGTTGGTGGGGTTGTTCCTCGTGAATACATCCCTTCAGTTGAAGCTGGTTTGAAAGACGCTATGGAAAATGGTGTCCTAGCAGGCTTCCCATTAGTTGACGTGAAGGCTAAGCTATATGATGGTTCTTACCACGATGTCGACTCCAGTGAAGCAGCCTTCAAGGTTGCCGCTTCTCTTGCATTACGTAATGCAGCTAAAGATGCTGGCGCTGTAATCCTTGAACCTGTGATGAAGGTTGACATTGTTGTTCCTGAAGACTACTTAGGCGATGTTATGGGACATGTTTCCGCACGTCGTGGCCGTATCGAAGGACAAGAACCACGCGGTAACGCTTTAACCTTACACTCATTTGTGCCACTATCTGAAATGTTTGGTTACGCAACGACCTTACGTTCAGCAACCCAAGGACGTGGGACATTTACCATGACCTTTGACCACTATGAACCTGTTCCAAAATCTGTCAGTGAAGAAATCATTGCTAAATATGGTAAAGGTTCTGAAGATTAG
- the rpsG gene encoding 30S ribosomal protein S7 produces MPRKGHVAKRDVLPDPIYNSKMVTRLISQIMVDGKRGKAATILYNAFDIIKEETGNDAMEVYQEALENISPVLEVKARRVGGANYQVPMEVRPERRQTLALRWLVQAARNRGEGTMNVRLAREIMDAANNTGAAVRKREETHRMAEANKAFAHFRW; encoded by the coding sequence ATGCCTCGTAAAGGACATGTTGCAAAACGTGATGTATTGCCAGACCCAATTTACAATTCAAAAATGGTTACTCGCCTAATCAGCCAAATCATGGTTGACGGTAAACGTGGTAAAGCAGCAACCATCTTATACAATGCTTTTGATATTATTAAAGAAGAAACTGGAAATGACGCTATGGAAGTTTACCAAGAAGCACTTGAAAACATTTCTCCAGTTCTAGAAGTTAAAGCGCGTCGTGTTGGGGGTGCTAACTACCAAGTGCCTATGGAAGTTCGCCCAGAACGCCGTCAAACTTTAGCTCTTCGTTGGCTCGTTCAAGCAGCTCGTAACCGTGGTGAAGGAACCATGAACGTTCGTTTAGCGCGTGAAATCATGGACGCTGCTAACAACACCGGTGCTGCCGTTAGAAAACGTGAAGAAACCCACCGTATGGCTGAAGCCAACAAAGCTTTCGCTCACTTCCGCTGGTAA
- the rpsJ gene encoding 30S ribosomal protein S10 produces MAKQKIRIRLKAYEHRALDQSAQKIVDTAKRTGAQVAGPIPLPTERSIFTVIRATHKYKDSREQFEMRTHKRLVDIVNPTPKTVDALMKLDLPSGVDIEIKL; encoded by the coding sequence ATGGCAAAACAAAAAATTCGTATCCGCTTAAAGGCTTATGAACATCGTGCGCTAGATCAATCCGCACAAAAAATTGTAGATACCGCTAAACGTACAGGAGCACAAGTAGCAGGGCCAATCCCACTACCAACTGAACGCTCAATCTTCACCGTGATCCGTGCAACTCACAAGTACAAAGACTCACGGGAACAATTCGAAATGCGTACACACAAACGCCTAGTGGATATTGTTAACCCAACACCTAAGACAGTCGACGCTTTAATGAAACTCGACTTACCAAGTGGTGTGGACATCGAAATCAAACTTTAA